Proteins encoded by one window of Salvia splendens isolate huo1 chromosome 14, SspV2, whole genome shotgun sequence:
- the LOC121765153 gene encoding NAC domain-containing protein 86-like isoform X1: protein MAPVGLPPGFRFHPTDEELVNYYLKRKIQGQEIELDIIPEVDLYKCEPWELAEKSFLPSRDPEWYFFGPRDRKYPNGFRTNRATRAGYWKSTGKDRRVSSQNRAVGMKKTLVYYRGRAPQGIRTDWVMHEYRLDDKEWEDVSGIQVDSYALCRVFKKNGLCSEVEELGQSSSIPLLEHYMQGVSNEHETMSPDFTLASSSIVCIEEEDKDDKDESWMQFITDDVWCSSSATYGGEEWVSQTNGTRN from the exons ATGGCCCCGGTCGGGTTGCCTCCAGGTTTCAGGTTCCATCCCACCGACGAAGAGCTCGTGAATTACTACCTCAAGAGGAAAATCCAAGGCCAGGAAATCGAGCTCGATATCATCCCTGAGGTGGATCTTTACAAGTGCGAGCCCTGGGAGCTCGCAG AGAAATCTTTCTTGCCAAGCCGGGACCCGGAGTGGTACTTCTTCGGCCCCAGGGACCGGAAGTACCCCAACGGGTTCAGGACGAACCGGGCGACCCGGGCGGGCTACTGGAAGTCGACCGGGAAGGACCGGAGGGTGTCAAGCCAGAACCGGGCGGTCGGGATGAAGAAGACGTTGGTTTACTACAGGGGGAGGGCCCCACAAGGGATAAGGACTGATTGGGTGATGCATGAGTATAGACTCGATGATAAGGAGTGGGAGGATGTCTCTGGAATCCAGGTA GACTCCTACGCGTTATGTCGTGTTTTCAAGAAAAACGGGCTGTGCTCTGAGGTAGAGGAGCTAGGGCAGTCGAGTAGCATACCGTTGCTGGAACATTACATGCAGGGGGTCTCCAACGAGCACGAGACAATGTCGCCCGACTTCACCTTGGCGTCATCCTCAATCGTCTGTATAGAGGAAGAGGACAAAGATGACAAAGACGAGTCATGGATGCAGTTCATTACAGATGATGTGTGGTGTTCGTCTAGCGCTACATATGGTGGCGAAGAATGGGTTTCACAAACTAATGGCACAAGGAATTAA
- the LOC121765153 gene encoding NAC domain-containing protein 86-like isoform X2, translating into MAPVGLPPGFRFHPTDEELVNYYLKRKIQGQEIELDIIPEVDLYKCEPWELAEKSFLPSRDPEWYFFGPRDRKYPNGFRTNRATRAGYWKSTGKDRRVSSQNRAVGMKKTLVYYRGRAPQGIRTDWVMHEYRLDDKEWEDVSGIQDSYALCRVFKKNGLCSEVEELGQSSSIPLLEHYMQGVSNEHETMSPDFTLASSSIVCIEEEDKDDKDESWMQFITDDVWCSSSATYGGEEWVSQTNGTRN; encoded by the exons ATGGCCCCGGTCGGGTTGCCTCCAGGTTTCAGGTTCCATCCCACCGACGAAGAGCTCGTGAATTACTACCTCAAGAGGAAAATCCAAGGCCAGGAAATCGAGCTCGATATCATCCCTGAGGTGGATCTTTACAAGTGCGAGCCCTGGGAGCTCGCAG AGAAATCTTTCTTGCCAAGCCGGGACCCGGAGTGGTACTTCTTCGGCCCCAGGGACCGGAAGTACCCCAACGGGTTCAGGACGAACCGGGCGACCCGGGCGGGCTACTGGAAGTCGACCGGGAAGGACCGGAGGGTGTCAAGCCAGAACCGGGCGGTCGGGATGAAGAAGACGTTGGTTTACTACAGGGGGAGGGCCCCACAAGGGATAAGGACTGATTGGGTGATGCATGAGTATAGACTCGATGATAAGGAGTGGGAGGATGTCTCTGGAATCCAG GACTCCTACGCGTTATGTCGTGTTTTCAAGAAAAACGGGCTGTGCTCTGAGGTAGAGGAGCTAGGGCAGTCGAGTAGCATACCGTTGCTGGAACATTACATGCAGGGGGTCTCCAACGAGCACGAGACAATGTCGCCCGACTTCACCTTGGCGTCATCCTCAATCGTCTGTATAGAGGAAGAGGACAAAGATGACAAAGACGAGTCATGGATGCAGTTCATTACAGATGATGTGTGGTGTTCGTCTAGCGCTACATATGGTGGCGAAGAATGGGTTTCACAAACTAATGGCACAAGGAATTAA